In a single window of the Pseudodesulfovibrio profundus genome:
- a CDS encoding TIGR00282 family metallophosphoesterase, producing the protein MRVLFLGDVIGRPGLTAVTSDVSRIREELEVDLVFANGENANNGFGLTAKQAKAILKAGVDGITGGNHIWAAKDLYNMLEQDSRLLRPLNYADHLPGSGVRIFRKDGLPPVAVINIIGRTFMPPIDCPFAAIETALDELTAEVKIILVDFHAEATGEKVAMGYFLDGKVSAMVGTHTHVQTNDARVLPGGTAYLTDLGMCGTRDSCIGMKPEIILDRYLTGLPRQLEAASGRGVLQGAVFDIDDTTGRAISMATYQQD; encoded by the coding sequence ATGCGTGTATTGTTTCTGGGCGACGTAATCGGTCGTCCCGGCCTTACGGCTGTTACCAGTGATGTTTCCAGAATTCGCGAGGAACTCGAAGTTGATCTGGTTTTTGCCAATGGTGAAAATGCCAACAACGGTTTTGGGTTGACTGCAAAGCAGGCCAAGGCGATTCTCAAGGCCGGAGTGGACGGTATCACTGGTGGCAACCACATTTGGGCCGCCAAGGATCTGTACAACATGCTTGAGCAGGATAGCCGCTTGTTGCGTCCCTTGAATTATGCCGATCATCTGCCTGGATCCGGGGTGCGGATTTTCCGTAAGGACGGCCTTCCGCCGGTGGCAGTGATCAATATAATTGGGCGTACTTTCATGCCACCCATTGATTGTCCGTTTGCGGCGATCGAGACCGCTCTTGACGAGTTAACAGCCGAGGTGAAAATTATTCTGGTCGATTTTCACGCCGAAGCCACGGGTGAGAAAGTCGCCATGGGATATTTCCTGGATGGCAAGGTTTCGGCCATGGTCGGAACGCACACGCATGTCCAGACCAATGATGCCAGGGTACTGCCAGGAGGAACTGCCTACCTGACCGATCTGGGTATGTGCGGCACACGGGATTCCTGCATCGGCATGAAGCCGGAGATTATCCTGGATAGGTATTTGACGGGCCTTCCAAGACAGCTTGAAGCAGCCTCTGGAAGAGGTGTTTTACAAGGCGCCGTTTTTGACATAGATGATACGACCGGGCGGGCCATTTCCATGGCCACGTACCAACAGGACTAG